One Vespula pensylvanica isolate Volc-1 chromosome 14, ASM1446617v1, whole genome shotgun sequence genomic window carries:
- the LOC122634038 gene encoding circadian clock-controlled protein daywake-like: MSFHSFSVVFAIAITYLFVIVAGQVKLPADVKTCKRGTDDYSSCLRLAIQESWPVFVKGIPELDVAILDPFYNEYGLYEFGSNEVHGKIEGSNIYFYGMKNIKFLAVRPEYTDDQFKLEIDWVLPKCFLEGEYNIDANLVNFKLGGKGYFNVSLEDVKVTWEINGPVKNDRWVIEHFIPNAQVGKLKFWCSDLFNGNEQLTKSAIGFVNEFWPTIYRGMFPYIKKVWDELFTDYINRIFSKLSFNEVFPSA; this comes from the exons ATGTCGTTCCATTCGTTCAGCGTCGTCTTCGCGATCGCGATCACGTATCTCTTCGTTATTGTTGCCGGTCAAGTCAAACTCC CTGCTGATGTTAAGACATGCAAAAGAGGTACAGATGATTATTCGTCTTGTTTGAGATTAGCTATTCAAGAATCATGGCCTGTATTTGTTAAAG GTATTCCCGAACTTGATGTAGCTATCTTGGATCCTTTCTACAACGAATATGGACTATATGAATTTGGAAGTAACGAAGTACATGGGAAAATAGAAGgttctaatatttatttttacggtATGAAGAACATAAAATTTTTGGCGGTCAGACCGGAATATACGGACGATCAATTCAAATTGGAAATCGATTGGGTTTTACCTAAGTGCTTCCTTGAAGGAGAATATAACATTGATGCTAATTTGGTCAATTTCAAACTTGGTGGCAAag GATATTTCAACGTAAGTTTGGAGGACGTAAAGGTAACTTGGGAGATAAATGGTCCAGTCAAAAATGACAGATGGGTCATCGAACATTTTATTCCAAACGCACAAGTCGGTAAACTCAAATTTTGGTGTAGCGATCTTTTCAATGGCAATGAGCAattaa ccAAATCCGCTATAGGATTTGTTAATGAATTTTGGCCAACGATTTATCGTGGAATGTTtccatatattaaaaaagtatggGACGAACTATTTACCGattatataaatcgtatattCTCCAAACTATCCTTCAACGAAGTCTTTCCTTCggcgtaa
- the LOC122634039 gene encoding uncharacterized protein LOC122634039 has product MLRKNQLIEFLFVVNIMTTFSTESSPEYVKQCSRKDPKLKSCLIDSLHHLKPYLKDGIPEIELPSVEPFRMDELTLSLTGGTNGYKVQLRELYVRGASNYTVEDIQLGSPFEAVIRMPALVLDAQYTSSGVLIILPASGNGTFHARFDDVRALVKGLVSTKIRDDKTYLNVEKLDVELGVKNVNMRVRKIYRNNRILTEATNLFLRENGQEVLKAMEPQLKRKLSVLFAGIVNQLLRHVPVETFLLP; this is encoded by the exons ATGTTGAGAAAAAATCAACTTATAGAATTCCTATTCGTCGTGAATATTATGACGACATTTTCAACGGAATCAAGCC CCGAGTACGTGAAGCAATGTTCCAGGAAAGATCCTAAATTAAAAAGTTGCCTGATCGATTCCCTTCATCATCTTAAACCTTATTTAAAAGATGGCATACCAGAAATTGAGTTACCTTCTGTGGAACCTTTTCGT ATGGATGAGctgactctctctctgacAGGTGGTACAAACGGTTACAAGGTTCAATTGCGAGAACTTTATGTAAGGGGAGCGAGTAACTATACAGTCGAGGACATTCAACTAGGCTCACCCTTCGAAGCTGTCATTAGAATGCCAGCCCTTGTACTTGACGCTCAATACACCAG TTCCGGTGTATTGATCATTCTCCCAGCAAGTGGAAACGGTACCTTCCATGCTCGTTTTGATGACGTACGAGCCCTCGTGAAGGGTTTAGTATCAACAAAAATTCGTGACGATAAAACTTATTTAAACGTCGAAAAATTAGACGTCGAGCTCGGTGTGAAAAACGTTAACATGAGAGTAAGAAAGATCTATAGGAACAATAGAATATTAA cGGAGGCAACCAATCTATTCTTGCGAGAGAACGGACAGGAAGTTTTGAAAGCGATGGAGCCACAACTGAAAAGGAAACTATCAGTTCTATTTGCAGGAATTGTCAATCAGCTGTTACGTCACGTGCCTGTCGAGACGTTCCTATTACCCTGA
- the LOC122634040 gene encoding uncharacterized protein LOC122634040, protein MEKCVIVFTAIFISCGFSSADFDNHFKNCHPNVPGFDVCIREGLNTIRSYFKTGLPQYNVEPFDPFFAREVKVQRGMSNFGFTLTLKNVTETGWSNSKVIKFVSDLPNYKVVYSQSFPEKLLFGDYEFFGQFLGSSIRNKGKFTLTLYDLIQTTTITKPPGQKIKVNVNVQTIRDLKLHITNLLYGRGLLENILDRIINGVWQPGFLMTRGIINELVSTAFTDIFDKTFKNFPFQQIFKPKPIRL, encoded by the exons ATGGAAAAGTGTGTAATAGTGTTTACcgcaatttttatatcttgcGGATTTTCTTCCGCTGATTTTG ataatcattttaaaaattgtcaTCCGAACGTTCCCGGCTTTGACGTTTGCATACGAGAAGGATTAAATACAATTCGTTCGTATTTCAAAACTGGACTTCCTCAATACAATGTCGAACCATTCGATCCATTTTTTGCGAGAGAAGTTAAGGTTCAACGGGGAATGTCGAATTTTGGATTTACTTTGACCCTTAAAAATGTTACCGAAACTGGATGGAGTAATAGTAAAGTGATCAAGTTTGTCAGCGATTTACCAAATTACaaa gTTGTCTATTCGCAAAGCTTTccagaaaaattattattcggcGATTACGAATTTTTCGGACAATTTTTGGGCTCGTCGATACGTAACAAAGGAAAATTTACGCTGACCCTGT aCGATCTCATCCAGACAACGACAATTACAAAACCGCCGGGTCAGAAGATTAAGGTAAACGTCAACGTACAGACCATAAGAGATTTGAAACTTCACATCACGAATCTCCTATATGGACGAGGATTACTCGAGAACATACtcgatagaattattaatgGCGTTTGGCAGCCAGGATTTCTGATGACCAGAGGAATCATCAATGAATTAGTATCAACCGCTTTTACCGacatttttgataaaacatttaaaaatttcccTTTTCAACAAATCTTCAAGCCCAAGCCTATTCgtctttaa
- the LOC122634300 gene encoding protein takeout produces the protein MIKSNNSVLFVYVFMFTILIGIANGIGKYRGLEFLEPCSKTDPNLEGCLAKTANVLVEHFRQGLPQLGYSEVEPIILDELHIALGGGPDGYKAQFMDINAKGVSSLKVTGLRARLSDDEVQLQLVLSIPRIRAAAKYRSSGTLILVQASGAGDYWGDYEGVKAKVFIRAKPFIVQDRRFLRLQQLKMDFSVQDIKMGVENVHDGNTILQAALNLFINSNSQELLKEMKPDLRRKLVQVMSGFVEKLFAQVPYDAWITE, from the exons AtgattaaatcaaataatagtGTTTTATTCGTGTACGTGTTTATGTTCACGATTCTCATTGGTATCGCTAATGGCATTGGTAAATATCGTGGCCTTGAATTTTTGGAACCTTGTTCTAAAACCGATCCTAATTTGGAAGGTTGTCTTGCCAAAACTGCTAATGTTTTAGTTGAACATTTTCGACAgg GTCTGCCACAGTTAGGATATTCCGAAGTTGAACCAATAATTTTAGACGAACTTCACATAGCTCTTGGAGGTGGTCCTGATGGATACAAAGCACAATTTATGGACATAAATGCCAAAGGAGTTTCATCACTCAAAGTGACTGGTCTTAGAGCAAGATTGTCTGACGATGAAGTTCAATTGCAACTGGTCCTTAGTATTCCTAGAATTAGGGCTGCTGCTAAGTATAGGTCAAGCGGTACATTGATTCTGGTTCAGGCCAGCGGAGCTGGAGATTATTGGGGAGACtatg AGGGAGTCAAAGCTAAAGTATTTATCAGAGCAAAACCGTTCATTGTACAAGATCGTCGCTTTTTGAGGTTGCAACAATTAAAAATGGATTTCAGTGTCCAAGATATTAAAATGGGTGTTGAAAACGTACACGATGGCAATACTATACTTC aagcCGCGTTGAACTTGTTTATTAATAGTAACAGTCAAGAATTacttaaagaaatgaaaccaGATTTGAGAAGAAAGTTGGTCCAAGTTATGTCGGGTTTCGTTGAGAAACTTTTCGCTCAAGTACCGTACGATGCCTGGATTACCGAATAA